One window from the genome of Desulfomicrobium macestii encodes:
- a CDS encoding DDE-type integrase/transposase/recombinase: MDWVSRKVLASKIAITLEACHAVDVLQEAFRRYGTPEIVNTDQGSQFTAIEFVTAVKDMGCKLSMDGRGA; this comes from the coding sequence GTGGATTGGGTCAGCCGAAAGGTACTGGCGTCAAAGATAGCGATCACCTTGGAGGCTTGCCATGCGGTCGATGTGCTTCAGGAAGCCTTTCGCCGCTATGGCACTCCGGAAATCGTGAACACGGATCAAGGCAGTCAGTTTACGGCGATCGAGTTTGTAACGGCTGTCAAGGACATGGGCTGCAAGCTGAGTATGGATGGCCGAGGAGCCTGA
- a CDS encoding DUF927 domain-containing protein, which yields MKVQNARVLYAGYADKIEGRDNSWKLIADTEAARKKALEDGYTAFSTTTFDYEPEKNKPEPVRYGSLFLDFDYKSDPAMSIKAAKRFMEILYVKYGVNLGSLRYWISGGKGCHIEIPAEIFGGEAGHPCLPRIYYEMIKFILKAYKDSSLEKILDLQMYNMGKGRLLRCENIKRPNGRYKVQVSADEMLNFDISKLLSMSDESRINLPFETDLPVRSATMTNLFESAIFMFHLKNKNKHANLGLESLLNCGFIEHCWTNKAELAEPEWWAMVGVLMAFGDKAKPLVHLFSQGYAGYSEKETEEKINNWQTRKSTLSCSYLKSIHDCGKRCEVTSPIYLWHNQRSRDVQTSSAFSLEEDGVYYHRDQEEDGNKIFICSPVKVIGKLRSQGSCDWARLLEIKSPDGVEKRVVINMRDCVGRGDVVRAQLADDGVEFSNAPKASSLFMEYLRTSAPVDKFLLRLNMVGWYDDTYVLPDALFGEHFGEEFYFESSLVSLHNSSGSLDDWKEHVGKYCRDNSLLVLLTSYALTGPLLKPCGFEGGGIHIYGCSSAGKSTGAHVAGSVCGGGGHKGFMRQWNSTHNAIENTAVLHNDNMLVLDEIGQASAETVAQIPYMLANGQGKARMKADASARNIGRWLLNFLSNGELTINDKIQETGKFTSHVGQEVRVIDLPINAGVGQDLYENMHGYENGARLSDDLVSNCMKYYGTPLRAFLAAFCGSSIEEKQRNIELIIEKAQKFVQENCPEGSSGQVRRVARKFGLIASAGEFAHECGILPYRNGDARRAAEKWFKIWLDQRNCVGDREIAKVLKRVQDHFAIESESRYVPIEEADKDSRFRKAGFSWRDKVAGRKRFLMLLPAADEILKGINRKVILEAMNKLGWLELKDDGSIRETKSIKGVNHRGYIFIPEAWEEEIEPDFKSRGGLSLSFPQDSY from the coding sequence ATGAAAGTTCAAAATGCACGGGTTTTGTACGCTGGTTATGCGGATAAAATCGAGGGAAGAGACAATTCTTGGAAGCTAATTGCCGACACGGAGGCAGCTCGGAAAAAAGCTCTGGAGGATGGGTATACGGCCTTTAGCACAACGACTTTTGATTACGAACCGGAGAAAAACAAGCCTGAACCTGTTCGTTATGGGTCTTTGTTTTTGGACTTTGATTATAAGTCAGATCCGGCGATGTCGATCAAGGCTGCCAAGCGTTTCATGGAAATACTCTACGTGAAATACGGAGTCAATTTAGGCAGCTTAAGATACTGGATCTCAGGCGGAAAAGGTTGTCATATTGAAATTCCTGCCGAGATTTTTGGCGGTGAGGCAGGACACCCATGCTTACCTCGTATTTATTACGAAATGATCAAGTTCATTCTAAAAGCTTATAAAGATTCAAGTCTTGAGAAGATTCTTGATCTTCAAATGTACAATATGGGAAAAGGTCGGTTGCTGCGGTGCGAGAATATCAAGCGACCAAATGGTCGGTATAAGGTCCAAGTCAGCGCTGACGAGATGTTGAATTTTGATATTTCCAAATTACTCTCGATGTCGGATGAGTCCCGCATAAATCTTCCTTTTGAAACGGATCTTCCTGTCAGATCCGCGACCATGACAAATCTTTTTGAGTCCGCGATTTTCATGTTCCATCTGAAGAACAAAAACAAGCATGCAAATCTTGGTTTGGAATCGCTTCTGAATTGCGGTTTCATTGAGCATTGCTGGACAAATAAGGCCGAACTCGCTGAGCCTGAATGGTGGGCAATGGTAGGGGTGTTGATGGCTTTTGGTGACAAGGCAAAGCCACTCGTTCATTTATTTAGCCAAGGTTATGCCGGCTATTCAGAGAAGGAAACTGAGGAAAAGATCAACAACTGGCAGACAAGAAAGAGCACGCTGTCATGTTCATATTTGAAGTCAATCCATGACTGCGGAAAGAGATGCGAAGTTACCAGTCCGATTTATCTCTGGCACAATCAGCGGTCGAGGGATGTTCAGACTTCATCGGCGTTTTCGCTTGAAGAAGATGGCGTGTACTACCATCGTGATCAAGAGGAAGATGGCAACAAGATATTCATTTGCTCCCCTGTGAAAGTGATCGGAAAGCTTCGGTCTCAGGGCTCTTGCGACTGGGCGAGGCTGTTAGAGATCAAATCCCCGGACGGTGTTGAAAAGCGTGTTGTCATCAACATGCGAGACTGTGTTGGCCGTGGTGATGTCGTGAGGGCGCAGCTTGCTGACGATGGAGTTGAATTTTCGAACGCTCCAAAAGCATCAAGCCTTTTCATGGAGTACCTGCGAACTAGCGCTCCCGTGGACAAGTTCCTGCTCCGGCTAAACATGGTGGGCTGGTACGATGATACCTATGTGCTGCCTGATGCTCTTTTTGGTGAGCATTTTGGCGAAGAGTTTTATTTTGAGAGCAGCTTGGTCAGCTTACATAACTCCTCCGGGTCACTCGATGATTGGAAAGAGCATGTCGGTAAATACTGCCGAGATAATTCTCTCCTTGTTTTGCTGACCAGTTATGCGTTGACCGGGCCATTGCTCAAACCATGCGGATTTGAGGGCGGGGGTATCCATATATACGGGTGCTCGTCTGCGGGGAAGTCGACGGGTGCTCACGTGGCCGGGAGTGTTTGTGGTGGCGGAGGGCATAAAGGCTTCATGAGGCAATGGAACAGCACGCACAATGCGATAGAGAATACGGCTGTCCTGCACAATGACAACATGTTGGTCCTAGATGAGATCGGACAGGCATCTGCTGAAACCGTTGCCCAAATTCCGTACATGCTCGCCAATGGTCAGGGCAAAGCAAGAATGAAAGCCGATGCTTCCGCACGCAACATCGGCAGATGGCTGCTAAACTTCCTGTCAAACGGTGAACTTACCATCAATGACAAGATCCAGGAAACGGGGAAGTTTACCTCGCATGTCGGTCAAGAAGTTCGAGTAATCGATCTGCCAATAAATGCCGGAGTTGGGCAAGATCTTTATGAAAACATGCACGGCTATGAGAATGGTGCTCGTTTGAGTGATGACTTGGTGAGTAACTGCATGAAGTATTATGGAACGCCATTGCGTGCATTCCTCGCAGCTTTCTGCGGTTCGAGCATTGAAGAGAAGCAGCGCAATATCGAACTGATTATCGAAAAAGCACAGAAATTCGTGCAGGAGAACTGTCCAGAAGGTTCGTCTGGTCAGGTCAGGCGAGTTGCCCGAAAGTTTGGTTTGATCGCAAGCGCAGGCGAATTTGCCCATGAGTGTGGAATCTTACCGTATCGAAATGGAGACGCCCGCAGGGCAGCCGAAAAGTGGTTCAAGATTTGGCTGGACCAGCGCAACTGTGTCGGAGACCGAGAGATCGCTAAGGTCTTAAAGCGTGTTCAGGATCATTTTGCGATCGAATCCGAGAGCCGGTATGTGCCCATTGAGGAGGCGGACAAAGATAGCCGCTTCAGGAAGGCTGGATTTTCATGGAGAGATAAGGTGGCAGGACGCAAGCGATTTTTGATGTTGCTCCCTGCCGCTGATGAAATTCTGAAGGGAATCAACAGGAAAGTCATCTTGGAGGCCATGAATAAGCTTGGTTGGCTCGAACTCAAAGACGATGGCAGCATTCGCGAAACGAAGTCAATTAAAGGCGTTAATCATCGCGGATACATCTTCATTCCTGAAGCTTGGGAAGAAGAAATTGAGCCAGATTTCAAGTCACGAGGGGGGCTGTCCTTATCATTCCCGCAAGACTCTTATTGA